One genomic segment of Desulfocapsa sulfexigens DSM 10523 includes these proteins:
- a CDS encoding DMT family transporter has translation MSRPQAISLMIVVTLLWSMAGVVTRHLDTARSFEVTFWRSGFCVIALAFALTLTRGPGLWRKLLHPSKVIWISGICWSIMFTAFMVAITLTTVANVLIVMALGPLITALFTHFFLHHRLATTTWLAIAVAALGIVWMFLYDKDATFSMIGSLVSLGVPVAAAINFTLLQHIGLDRTITPDNKPVQDMLQAVLIGAMLSTLAMLPLAWPFQASPHDLGLLSLLGIFQLATPCLLVVRLTKELSAPELSLLGQLEVIFGVTWAWLWAGEQLSIHTLSGGLLVLGALVANELFRIFRRNRAERLLR, from the coding sequence ATGTCACGCCCCCAAGCCATATCTCTGATGATTGTAGTTACCCTGCTCTGGAGCATGGCCGGTGTTGTGACACGACATCTTGACACAGCCAGGAGCTTCGAAGTGACCTTCTGGCGCAGCGGTTTTTGCGTCATCGCTCTCGCATTTGCCCTCACCTTGACACGCGGTCCCGGCCTATGGCGCAAACTCCTGCACCCTTCAAAGGTTATCTGGATTTCAGGGATATGCTGGTCTATCATGTTTACAGCCTTTATGGTGGCAATCACTCTCACCACGGTGGCTAATGTTCTAATCGTCATGGCACTTGGCCCGTTGATCACAGCACTTTTCACCCACTTCTTCCTTCATCACCGACTGGCGACGACAACCTGGCTGGCAATTGCAGTTGCAGCCCTGGGAATTGTTTGGATGTTTCTGTATGACAAGGATGCAACATTCTCCATGATCGGTTCCCTGGTTTCCCTTGGAGTTCCTGTCGCAGCAGCCATCAACTTTACACTCCTCCAGCATATCGGCCTGGACAGGACCATCACTCCCGATAACAAACCCGTTCAAGACATGCTGCAGGCGGTATTAATCGGTGCAATGCTTTCAACCCTGGCAATGCTCCCCCTGGCCTGGCCATTCCAGGCATCTCCCCACGACCTTGGCCTCCTCTCACTACTGGGGATATTCCAGCTTGCCACTCCCTGTCTCCTCGTTGTTCGTCTGACGAAAGAACTCTCGGCACCCGAACTCTCGCTGCTTGGACAACTCGAAGTTATTTTCGGTGTGACATGGGCGTGGTTATGGGCAGGTGAGCAGCTCTCGATACACACCCTGAGCGGTGGCCTGCTGGTACTGGGAGCACTTGTCGCCAATGAGTTGTTTCGGATTTTTCGCAGGAACAGAGCTGAAAGACTGCTACGCTGA
- a CDS encoding DOMON domain-containing protein — protein sequence MFSSPHFILSTSKTWDGKAVADSEKMQIRFCIRDQELEVGIQGPFHGDPAPSAPAGELEGLWCYEVAELFLLGADGHYLEIEIGPHGHYLIYHLTGIRQISRSISPTRCETNITGTHWQSTLILPLSQSILPFSHANAYAIHGQGVKRRYLAAFSVPGKRPDFHQPRHFASLDDL from the coding sequence ATGTTCTCTAGCCCGCATTTTATTCTCAGTACTTCAAAAACATGGGATGGTAAGGCAGTTGCTGATTCTGAAAAGATGCAGATACGATTCTGCATCAGGGACCAGGAACTCGAAGTGGGGATACAGGGACCTTTTCATGGGGATCCTGCTCCCTCCGCCCCAGCCGGAGAGCTCGAAGGGCTCTGGTGTTATGAAGTGGCGGAGCTGTTTCTCCTGGGGGCCGACGGACACTATCTGGAAATCGAGATTGGCCCCCATGGCCACTACTTAATCTACCATCTCACTGGAATCCGTCAGATCAGCAGGAGCATCTCCCCTACCCGCTGTGAGACAAACATCACCGGCACCCACTGGCAGTCCACCTTAATCCTGCCCCTGAGCCAGTCTATTCTTCCCTTCAGCCATGCAAATGCATACGCCATCCATGGACAAGGAGTGAAACGCCGCTACCTTGCCGCGTTCTCTGTCCCAGGTAAGAGACCCGATTTTCACCAGCCGCGCCACTTTGCCAGCCTTGATGATCTGTGA
- the surE gene encoding 5'/3'-nucleotidase SurE: MPLFLITNDDGVHSPGLEALVQELSRQAECLIIAPDRDNSAVSHSLTMNRPLRVTRLGDNFYTLNGTPTDCVAIGLNKIVKQRPDLLVSGINPGPNLGDDISYSGTVSAAVEGTMYGIPSLAVSLAGEAPYDFSKAAQLAAKLAKLILQQGLPQDTLLNVNVPATDLIKGIKVTRQGRRLWDNAIQETLDPFGRKHYWIGGGTPSPALGEDTDVYAVTNDYVSVTPIHLDLTNHQGIQYLKEEWQLEKEQEDPSSLFCRE; this comes from the coding sequence ATGCCACTTTTTCTTATCACCAATGACGATGGAGTTCACAGCCCAGGCCTTGAAGCGCTGGTTCAGGAACTCAGCAGGCAGGCAGAATGCCTGATCATCGCACCCGACAGGGACAACTCTGCCGTCTCCCACTCACTTACCATGAACCGCCCTCTGCGAGTAACCAGACTGGGAGACAATTTTTACACTCTAAATGGCACGCCCACCGACTGTGTCGCCATTGGATTGAACAAGATTGTCAAACAAAGGCCTGATCTGCTGGTTTCAGGCATCAACCCCGGCCCCAATCTCGGTGACGACATTTCCTACTCTGGTACCGTTTCAGCAGCCGTAGAAGGTACCATGTACGGAATTCCATCACTCGCCGTTTCTCTGGCAGGAGAAGCACCCTATGATTTCAGCAAGGCAGCCCAACTTGCCGCAAAGCTCGCAAAACTGATTTTACAGCAAGGTCTTCCACAGGATACCTTACTCAATGTCAATGTTCCGGCAACTGACTTAATCAAGGGAATAAAAGTCACTCGCCAGGGAAGACGTCTTTGGGACAATGCCATCCAGGAAACCCTGGATCCTTTTGGTCGTAAACATTACTGGATAGGTGGTGGAACCCCCTCCCCCGCTTTAGGAGAGGACACTGATGTCTATGCTGTGACCAATGACTATGTCTCTGTCACTCCAATTCACCTCGACCTGACAAACCACCAGGGTATTCAATACTTGAAAGAAGAGTGGCAGCTGGAAAAAGAGCAGGAAGACCCCTCTTCTTTATTCTGCCGAGAGTAA
- a CDS encoding TRAP transporter TatT component family protein → MKIQIVRLPLLFLVLQILSGCAGMIADSFMRPAITNLQQQTDIELVCEGTPAILLMIDSMVASDPENKDLLMTATKAFSGYAAALDACNKPHRAAMVSVKARRYGLSLLWPNSDLHILATLPLPDLQKRLAGLSDSDVDSLFWAGNGWGTWILHQQGTPASLAQLIRVEQIMLRVLELDERYYYGAAHLFLGAYYGSKPPLLGGDFEKSRHHFERALGFSNREYLPGLVLYAETYARMSFDRELFSSLLQEVLDFPLESRPDLGLANQLAKLKARELLGGVEEYF, encoded by the coding sequence ATGAAGATACAGATTGTACGGCTACCTCTTTTGTTTCTTGTACTGCAGATCCTGAGTGGTTGTGCCGGGATGATTGCAGATTCATTTATGCGCCCTGCGATAACAAATTTGCAGCAGCAGACAGATATTGAACTTGTCTGTGAAGGAACTCCAGCGATTCTGCTGATGATCGACTCCATGGTTGCTTCTGATCCGGAGAACAAGGATCTGCTGATGACGGCAACTAAGGCCTTCAGTGGTTATGCCGCGGCACTGGATGCGTGCAACAAGCCGCATCGGGCAGCCATGGTCAGTGTCAAGGCCAGACGATACGGTCTGTCCCTGTTGTGGCCGAATAGTGATCTTCATATACTTGCAACGCTCCCCCTGCCTGATTTACAGAAACGTCTGGCGGGTTTGAGTGACAGTGATGTCGATTCTTTGTTTTGGGCTGGTAACGGCTGGGGAACCTGGATCTTACATCAGCAGGGAACGCCTGCATCCCTGGCACAGCTGATCCGGGTTGAACAGATAATGCTGCGTGTTCTCGAGTTGGATGAGAGGTATTATTACGGTGCCGCCCACCTCTTCCTTGGCGCCTATTACGGTTCTAAACCGCCACTTTTGGGCGGCGACTTTGAGAAAAGCCGTCATCATTTCGAACGGGCTCTTGGCTTCAGCAATAGAGAATATCTTCCGGGGCTTGTCTTGTATGCTGAGACCTATGCGCGGATGTCTTTTGATCGTGAACTGTTCAGCAGTCTCCTCCAGGAGGTTCTTGATTTTCCGCTTGAGAGCAGGCCGGACCTGGGCCTTGCCAATCAACTTGCCAAACTGAAAGCACGTGAACTGCTTGGTGGAGTAGAAGAGTATTTTTAG
- a CDS encoding class II aldolase/adducin family protein, whose translation MEKLLKKYALKLIAAGLAENPLICGLDDEVVWSRADDDIQVLEQVLAGMNINSLICIEPADPYLTIFRFLCDRYPETITPEDCETRTFLHDVPVISNFSAAAILTHLRRRKSIVVASGKSIRLITFGAVSPEQAFVSLSSVCFSAFVLFFTDYLADRRQGVVTEEQQRAFDRVTAQLSPPHRTTPALEAGPFRSAEQVHRAIIEAGRFTVDYGLVDSYFGNISYRLDQTIYISQTGSSLDELAGCIDPCPLDDSSCAGITASSELVAHEEIYRNTANRAILHGHPKFAVILSMDCSDFDCINRGRCHIKCSKERLIEDIPIVPGEVGTGPTGLCHTLPPAIQGRRGVIVWGHGLFTVATVDFNEAFKQLLEIENMCREEYFARVRHC comes from the coding sequence ATGGAAAAACTCCTGAAAAAATATGCCCTGAAACTCATTGCTGCAGGGCTTGCGGAGAATCCTCTTATCTGCGGACTGGATGATGAGGTGGTCTGGAGTCGGGCCGACGACGATATCCAGGTCTTAGAGCAGGTCCTGGCTGGCATGAACATAAACTCTCTCATTTGCATTGAACCGGCAGACCCGTATTTGACGATTTTCCGGTTTCTATGCGATCGTTATCCAGAAACCATAACTCCAGAGGACTGTGAAACACGTACTTTTCTCCATGATGTGCCTGTGATCAGTAACTTTTCAGCTGCAGCTATCCTCACCCACCTGCGTAGACGCAAGTCCATTGTTGTTGCTTCCGGCAAGAGTATCCGCCTGATCACCTTTGGAGCTGTCAGCCCGGAGCAGGCCTTTGTCAGTCTCAGCTCCGTCTGTTTCAGCGCCTTTGTCCTCTTTTTTACAGACTACCTGGCCGACCGCAGGCAGGGTGTAGTCACGGAGGAACAGCAGCGAGCCTTTGACAGGGTGACTGCACAGCTCTCCCCGCCACACAGGACAACACCAGCGCTGGAGGCAGGGCCATTTCGCAGTGCAGAGCAGGTCCACCGGGCAATCATTGAGGCTGGTCGTTTTACGGTGGACTATGGACTGGTTGACTCATATTTTGGTAATATCTCCTATCGTCTTGACCAGACCATATATATCAGCCAGACTGGCTCATCCCTTGATGAGCTGGCTGGGTGTATAGACCCCTGTCCTCTGGATGACTCATCCTGTGCTGGGATAACCGCCTCCAGTGAACTGGTGGCCCATGAAGAGATCTACAGAAACACAGCTAATCGAGCCATCCTCCATGGCCATCCGAAGTTTGCGGTTATTCTATCCATGGATTGCAGTGATTTTGATTGTATCAACCGTGGTCGCTGCCATATTAAATGTTCGAAGGAACGCTTGATCGAAGATATTCCCATTGTTCCCGGTGAAGTTGGAACTGGCCCCACCGGTCTCTGCCACACCCTGCCTCCTGCCATTCAAGGCAGACGGGGTGTAATTGTATGGGGGCATGGCCTGTTTACAGTGGCAACTGTTGATTTTAATGAGGCATTCAAACAGCTTCTCGAAATTGAAAACATGTGTCGGGAAGAATATTTTGCCAGGGTCAGGCATTGTTGA
- the ftsH gene encoding ATP-dependent zinc metalloprotease FtsH has protein sequence MKIEQHHKISIWYFVIGVWIVLLLQDYLASVHRVQTIPYSQFVQALKNDQIAEVSITTNQIQGLLKPESDSDKETYFRTVRVDPETSELLDKYNVKYSATIESTLLRDILSWTIPVLLFVGIWFFLIKRLTAQQPGFMTLGKNKAKVHKQDDIGISFDDVAGVDEAVAELLDIIDFLKNPEKYLEYGGSLPKGLLLVGPPGTGKTLLAKAVAGESHVPFFSISGSEFVELFVGMGAARVRDLFDQANANAPCIIFIDELDALGKARGFSGISGHDEREQTLNQLLVEMDGFDPNIGVILMAATNRPEVLDPALLRPGRFDRQVLVDRPDKQGRMAILNVHLKKVKKLGIIDIEELASMTPGMVGSDLANLVNEATLLAVRARKSTVEKEQFEEAIERITAGLEKKNRLINPNERKIVAYHELGHALVALSIPGSDPVKKITIVPRGIAALGYTMQVPTEDRFLMTKTELLGKIAILLGGRAAEEMIFNDISTGAHNDLAKATDIARSMVKEYGMSENTGQVYYKGEPQGMFLGPDLSRNSRGEYSDDTARLIDGEVRNIIDQQYEIALTLLAAKRAVLEKAAMELLQKEKIDGSFLEELLEKEENLSKQK, from the coding sequence ATGAAAATAGAACAGCATCATAAAATATCTATCTGGTACTTTGTTATCGGTGTCTGGATCGTGCTGCTTCTTCAGGATTATCTGGCTTCTGTGCATCGTGTCCAGACAATCCCCTACAGCCAATTTGTTCAGGCACTCAAAAATGATCAGATTGCAGAGGTCTCGATCACGACAAATCAGATTCAAGGCCTGTTAAAACCCGAAAGTGATTCCGACAAAGAAACATATTTTCGAACAGTTCGAGTTGACCCTGAGACCTCCGAACTCCTGGACAAATATAATGTGAAGTATTCCGCCACCATCGAATCCACACTTTTGCGAGACATACTGTCATGGACCATACCTGTTCTTCTCTTTGTGGGAATCTGGTTTTTTCTTATCAAGCGCTTAACAGCCCAACAACCTGGCTTTATGACTCTTGGAAAAAACAAAGCCAAGGTGCATAAGCAGGATGATATCGGTATCAGCTTCGACGATGTTGCCGGTGTTGATGAAGCAGTAGCAGAGCTACTTGACATAATAGACTTTCTCAAGAATCCTGAAAAGTATCTCGAGTACGGCGGTTCACTCCCCAAGGGACTGCTCCTGGTTGGCCCGCCGGGTACCGGAAAAACCCTGCTTGCCAAGGCTGTGGCCGGAGAAAGTCATGTACCTTTTTTCAGCATAAGCGGCTCCGAGTTTGTTGAGCTCTTTGTCGGCATGGGGGCCGCCAGGGTTAGAGATCTTTTTGATCAGGCCAATGCGAATGCACCCTGCATCATTTTTATTGACGAGCTTGATGCACTGGGGAAGGCACGGGGTTTTAGTGGCATTTCTGGCCACGATGAAAGAGAACAGACGCTGAATCAACTTCTCGTCGAGATGGATGGCTTTGATCCCAACATCGGAGTGATTCTTATGGCTGCAACCAATCGCCCGGAGGTTCTCGACCCTGCTCTGCTGCGACCTGGACGTTTTGACCGTCAGGTTCTCGTTGACAGGCCAGACAAACAGGGGCGCATGGCAATACTGAATGTGCACCTCAAAAAAGTCAAAAAACTTGGGATAATAGATATTGAGGAGCTCGCATCCATGACCCCTGGAATGGTCGGGTCGGATCTTGCAAATCTCGTAAATGAGGCTACCTTGCTTGCAGTCCGAGCCAGGAAGAGCACTGTCGAAAAAGAACAGTTTGAGGAAGCCATCGAGCGAATCACTGCGGGTCTTGAAAAAAAGAATCGCCTCATTAACCCCAACGAGCGAAAAATTGTCGCCTACCATGAGCTGGGCCATGCCCTGGTGGCCCTGTCAATCCCGGGAAGCGATCCGGTAAAAAAAATCACCATCGTTCCTCGTGGTATTGCCGCCCTTGGATACACCATGCAGGTTCCAACGGAAGACCGCTTTCTGATGACAAAAACAGAACTGCTGGGGAAAATTGCCATACTGCTGGGAGGCCGGGCAGCTGAAGAAATGATTTTTAACGATATTTCCACTGGTGCCCATAATGACCTGGCCAAAGCGACTGATATTGCCCGCAGCATGGTGAAAGAATATGGTATGAGTGAAAACACTGGACAGGTCTACTACAAAGGTGAACCCCAGGGAATGTTTCTTGGCCCCGACCTCAGTCGGAACAGCAGAGGAGAATACAGTGATGACACTGCTCGACTGATTGACGGAGAAGTACGCAACATTATTGACCAACAATATGAAATAGCACTGACCCTTCTTGCTGCAAAAAGAGCCGTGCTGGAAAAAGCCGCCATGGAGTTGCTCCAAAAGGAAAAGATTGACGGAAGCTTCCTCGAAGAACTATTGGAAAAAGAGGAAAATCTTTCAAAACAGAAATAA
- a CDS encoding carboxymuconolactone decarboxylase family protein, with protein MSKKRGPKHYRRLQKRFPKVLDAVQNLGSTVRKAGPLDNKTSELIQLGVAASLGSIGSVNSHARRALHAGASEEELQHTLLLLISTIGFPKVAAALSWVDEILDEQ; from the coding sequence ATGTCTAAAAAAAGAGGTCCAAAACATTACCGTCGTCTGCAAAAACGTTTTCCAAAAGTTCTGGATGCTGTGCAGAATCTTGGTTCCACAGTCCGTAAAGCCGGCCCCTTGGACAACAAGACCTCAGAGCTTATCCAACTTGGCGTTGCCGCTTCCCTGGGATCAATAGGGTCCGTCAACTCTCATGCCAGACGGGCACTGCATGCTGGAGCAAGCGAAGAAGAACTGCAGCATACCCTTCTCCTCCTCATTTCAACCATCGGTTTTCCCAAGGTCGCTGCAGCTCTTTCCTGGGTAGATGAAATATTGGATGAACAATAA
- a CDS encoding response regulator, which translates to MKKNLHLGFIVICGLIIISNIFLFWHSRKGEGVLREIISDITPGAIAMVEMANHASDIGHYSLHCAIAKDKDPESLERLQTATHLLREQGEIHLLHEKHIGLKEQKAAEELLVKINTLSKAVEFFSQPGPEMNMKRLQKYELNVVHPAIDDLNTLLLIHKNVHLLELSAAHASILSKKNTLNMVILNSSIILLSIIILIWWMTIGIHNRFSRKQKIQQKQIELDFLEKKHIAEKLHQARKMESIGLMAGGVAHDLNNILSGVTGYSELILYDLPKDSKLRKPLEAIQDSGSRAAAVVADLLTVARGVATSRTVHNLTTLTQEYLGSPEFDTLQSLHQQITYQQKLAAIHSPILCSSVHVKKCLMNLVTNASEAVDATGTVSIITENKTIDNETATRYHIHPGEYGVLSVQDNGPGIDDKDLERIFEPFYTRKVMGRSGTGLGLTVVWNTMKEHDGGVSVESTNEGTCFQLFFPLTTEKKHAKIDDDTLQDIKGNGSSVLLVDDEPQLREIGTQMLETLGYKVISVASGELALSFCEKNTVDLLVLDMLMEPGMNGRQTFDKIRQIHPEQKAIITSGFSENEDVKEAFRHGVSGFIKKPYSMMQLGRAVRDALID; encoded by the coding sequence ATGAAAAAAAATCTCCACCTTGGTTTTATCGTCATTTGCGGATTGATCATCATAAGTAATATTTTCCTTTTTTGGCACTCCAGAAAAGGGGAAGGGGTTCTTCGGGAAATTATCTCAGACATCACACCCGGGGCCATTGCCATGGTCGAGATGGCCAATCACGCCTCCGACATAGGCCATTACTCCCTCCATTGCGCTATCGCAAAAGACAAGGACCCCGAATCCCTCGAGCGCCTGCAGACGGCAACTCACCTGCTGCGGGAACAGGGAGAAATTCATCTTCTCCATGAGAAACATATCGGCTTGAAAGAACAAAAAGCCGCAGAGGAATTACTAGTAAAAATCAACACTTTAAGCAAAGCCGTTGAATTCTTTTCTCAGCCCGGCCCAGAAATGAACATGAAAAGGTTACAAAAGTACGAATTGAACGTGGTCCATCCCGCCATTGATGATCTTAATACGCTTCTTCTCATTCACAAAAACGTCCATTTGCTCGAATTAAGTGCTGCCCATGCCTCAATTCTGTCAAAAAAGAATACCCTGAACATGGTTATCCTAAACTCAAGCATTATTCTGCTGTCCATTATCATCCTTATCTGGTGGATGACCATCGGGATTCACAACCGATTTAGCAGGAAACAGAAAATCCAACAAAAACAGATCGAGCTGGACTTCCTGGAAAAAAAACACATCGCAGAAAAACTTCACCAGGCCAGGAAGATGGAATCCATAGGCCTGATGGCCGGAGGAGTGGCCCACGACCTCAACAATATTCTCTCAGGAGTTACCGGCTATTCAGAGTTGATACTCTACGACTTACCTAAAGACAGCAAGCTGAGAAAACCACTTGAGGCCATTCAGGACTCTGGTTCAAGGGCTGCAGCTGTAGTCGCTGACTTGCTCACCGTCGCCCGTGGCGTAGCCACCAGTAGAACAGTTCACAATCTGACCACATTGACCCAGGAGTATCTCGGCTCTCCCGAGTTTGACACGCTTCAATCATTGCACCAGCAAATCACCTATCAGCAAAAACTCGCAGCCATTCATTCTCCCATTCTCTGCTCTTCTGTACATGTTAAGAAATGTCTCATGAACCTGGTAACCAATGCAAGCGAAGCGGTTGATGCGACTGGTACGGTCAGTATCATTACGGAAAACAAAACCATCGATAACGAGACCGCAACCAGATATCATATTCACCCCGGTGAATATGGGGTGTTAAGCGTACAGGATAACGGGCCCGGCATTGATGACAAAGACCTGGAACGCATCTTTGAACCATTTTACACCAGGAAAGTCATGGGAAGGAGTGGCACCGGGCTTGGCCTGACCGTAGTCTGGAATACCATGAAAGAGCATGATGGTGGAGTATCAGTGGAAAGCACTAACGAGGGAACCTGCTTTCAGCTGTTCTTTCCTCTAACCACAGAGAAGAAACATGCCAAAATCGACGATGACACCCTGCAAGATATCAAAGGGAATGGAAGTTCTGTTCTGCTCGTTGATGACGAACCACAGTTACGGGAGATTGGAACTCAGATGCTGGAAACTCTTGGTTACAAAGTTATTTCTGTCGCCTCAGGAGAGTTGGCCCTCTCCTTTTGTGAGAAGAACACGGTTGACCTTCTGGTTCTCGATATGCTTATGGAACCTGGCATGAACGGCCGCCAAACATTTGACAAGATCAGGCAGATACACCCTGAGCAGAAGGCCATCATTACCAGTGGCTTCTCGGAAAATGAGGATGTTAAAGAAGCCTTCAGGCATGGAGTTAGCGGATTTATTAAAAAGCCCTATTCAATGATGCAACTTGGACGAGCCGTTAGAGACGCACTAATAGATTAA
- the msrA gene encoding peptide-methionine (S)-S-oxide reductase MsrA, translating into MIKNKIILCVFVSVLLCAPAVAADKAVFAGGCFWCMEADFEKLEGVREVISGFTGGVLKNPTYNGNHAGHVEAVEISYDSEKISYEELLEYYWHHIDPFDAEGQFCDKGASYVTAIFVANDKERELAEQSKNRIARQFPNQKVVTPILAQSTFYPVQGNESNHQDYYKNNPVRYKVYRWNCGRDKRLQEIWRTRGNID; encoded by the coding sequence ATGATAAAAAATAAAATCATTCTTTGCGTGTTTGTCAGCGTACTACTTTGTGCTCCTGCTGTTGCTGCTGATAAGGCAGTTTTTGCTGGTGGTTGTTTTTGGTGTATGGAGGCGGATTTTGAAAAGCTGGAGGGAGTGAGAGAGGTGATTTCCGGGTTTACCGGAGGTGTTTTGAAAAATCCCACCTATAATGGGAACCACGCTGGTCATGTTGAAGCTGTTGAAATTTCATATGATTCTGAAAAAATAAGCTATGAAGAGTTACTGGAATATTACTGGCACCATATCGACCCCTTCGATGCAGAAGGACAGTTTTGTGATAAGGGGGCAAGTTATGTGACGGCTATTTTTGTGGCTAATGATAAAGAAAGAGAGCTTGCTGAGCAGTCAAAGAACAGGATCGCACGCCAATTTCCCAACCAGAAAGTCGTCACTCCAATTTTAGCGCAATCAACCTTTTATCCTGTGCAGGGGAACGAAAGTAATCATCAGGATTACTACAAAAATAACCCGGTTCGGTATAAGGTTTATCGCTGGAATTGTGGTCGCGACAAACGTCTACAGGAAATTTGGAGGACGAGAGGCAATATTGATTGA
- the rsgA gene encoding ribosome small subunit-dependent GTPase A has translation MAEKIENTFMKLSELGLDRWFIDQAGEFCESGQQIARVTVVDRGWYTVRNEDGEVLARATGRFLHSTESTCDMPCVGDWVCLRYQDDGSAATIHAMLPRKSFLQRKFAGKRVELQMIAANVDAAFIVQSCNYDFNVSRLERYLVMVNEGRVEPLLILSKTDLVSADELEELIAEIRRAGINTRIIAISNITGSGLEEIREVMDCGRTYCIVGSSGVGKSTLINRLTGDDSLKTGAVGDSGEGRHTTVRRQLIVLEQGAMLIDTPGMREVGLLGVSEGMDDNFDDIQELSLSCRFSNCSHTSEPGCAVVKAIEEGDLQEEHFQNYLKLKMESDCNALSYAGKRKKKKTL, from the coding sequence GTGGCGGAAAAAATTGAAAACACTTTTATGAAATTAAGCGAGCTGGGATTGGATCGCTGGTTCATCGATCAGGCAGGGGAGTTTTGTGAATCCGGGCAGCAGATTGCTCGGGTAACGGTGGTTGACCGTGGCTGGTATACTGTGAGAAACGAAGATGGTGAAGTGCTTGCCAGGGCAACGGGGCGTTTCCTGCACTCCACCGAATCGACCTGCGATATGCCATGCGTCGGTGATTGGGTTTGTCTGCGTTATCAAGATGATGGAAGTGCTGCGACCATTCATGCGATGTTGCCAAGAAAATCCTTTCTGCAGCGGAAATTTGCTGGAAAAAGAGTTGAGTTGCAGATGATTGCAGCCAATGTTGATGCAGCCTTTATTGTTCAATCCTGCAATTATGATTTTAATGTGAGTAGACTTGAACGCTATCTGGTTATGGTGAATGAAGGTCGTGTCGAACCACTGCTCATTCTGAGTAAAACCGATCTGGTCAGTGCAGATGAACTGGAAGAATTAATAGCTGAAATTCGTCGGGCGGGGATCAACACCAGAATTATTGCAATCAGTAATATAACCGGATCAGGTTTAGAGGAGATCAGGGAGGTTATGGATTGTGGCAGGACGTACTGTATCGTAGGCTCCTCAGGAGTAGGGAAATCCACCCTGATTAATCGGCTCACCGGGGACGACAGCTTGAAAACAGGAGCAGTTGGTGATTCGGGTGAAGGGCGACATACAACCGTGCGTCGCCAGCTTATTGTTCTTGAGCAGGGTGCAATGTTGATTGATACACCCGGAATGCGGGAAGTCGGACTTCTCGGGGTCAGCGAAGGAATGGATGATAACTTTGACGATATTCAGGAGTTGTCACTGAGTTGTCGTTTCTCCAATTGCAGCCACACAAGTGAACCGGGATGTGCCGTTGTGAAGGCAATAGAAGAGGGGGATTTACAGGAGGAGCACTTTCAGAACTATTTGAAGTTGAAGATGGAATCGGACTGTAATGCGCTCTCGTACGCCGGTAAGCGGAAAAAGAAAAAGACTTTGTAG
- a CDS encoding alpha/beta hydrolase, with product MFFLHGLDSSSKGTKGRWFARHFPEMCIPDFQGDLTTRISALEALCRGCNKLVLVGSSFGGLMATCFAMRHPNRCQSLVLLAPALNFPEFSPPEEKIAVPTSLCIGRQDTVTPPDKVLPLAQQTFSKLQIFSYDDDHMLHNSFEELDWDKLLHKK from the coding sequence ATGTTTTTTCTTCACGGTCTGGATTCTTCCAGCAAAGGGACAAAAGGAAGGTGGTTTGCGAGACATTTTCCAGAGATGTGCATCCCGGATTTTCAGGGTGACCTGACGACACGGATCAGTGCGCTGGAGGCCCTGTGTCGTGGATGTAATAAGCTCGTTTTGGTTGGCTCAAGTTTCGGTGGGCTTATGGCCACCTGTTTTGCCATGCGCCATCCGAATAGATGTCAATCACTTGTCCTGCTGGCTCCAGCTCTGAATTTTCCGGAATTCTCTCCCCCGGAGGAGAAAATTGCGGTTCCCACAAGTCTTTGTATAGGGCGTCAGGACACGGTAACCCCTCCGGATAAAGTGCTTCCCCTTGCTCAACAAACTTTTTCAAAGTTGCAGATTTTCAGCTATGACGATGATCATATGCTTCATAACAGCTTTGAAGAACTGGACTGGGACAAGCTTCTGCATAAAAAATAA